The Gemmatimonadota bacterium genomic interval CAGGATATTGCCCCCGGCCCGGATCCATTCGCCGTTGTGCAGGAGCTCCAGCGTCTGCAGGCTGAATGCGGAAAATGTGGTGTAGCCGCCGCAGAAGCCAACCATGATGAAGGCGCGGGCCTCAGACGACGGCCACGGGCGGTCGATCGAGGCGCTGAGCGCTGCGACGACGCCGATGAGCAGCGAGCCGGCCACATTCACCAGCATTGTGCCCCAGGGAAATTCCGGCCCCAGCCGGGCCGTCACCAGCGAATTGCACCAGTAGCGGCCCACGCCGCCGATGGCGCTGCCCAGCGCGATCCAGAGATAAGTCATCGGAATGCCGATCCCGTTTGACCTTGCGCGGTCCTGTCCTAGCACACATTGGCCGGTCGGTGAGGGTCCGGGTCCGGTTTCAGCAAGCACCGAAAGCGATGCCGTGCCGTCGTGGCGCAACCCTGGGATGCCGGCACGGAAATACCCGCATTATCGGAATGTTCGGCGCCGGGTTCCGCGGTTTCTCTTTAAGGTTGTCCGAAAACGGCGGGCCCGGTTCCCGGCCGGTACTCAGTGCCCGATCATCCAGGGGCGCGAGCCCTTGTGGACGTGGCTATGCTTGCCGTGGCTGTGGCCGTGGTGACTGTGATCGTGTTTCTTGACGTTTCCGACTTTAGGTTCGTGGGCGCTCTTTTCGTTACGCCCGTGCGCGATCCGGTTGTTCGGGTCCATATCGGCGAGAAATGGCGCGCTGATGCCGCGCGGGGCAAGTTGTTCGCAGGATGGGCAAGGCATGGGCTCTGACGCCCTGGCCATTTTTTCGATCTCGGTAAACGGCCCGCAGTCCCGGCAAATATATTCGTACAGGGGCATCGCAGCCTCCCTGGTCGCTGCGCCATCGTAGCAGGAAAAGGGGCGCGCCGTCCGCAGGATTCGGACGACACGCCCCTGATCAGATATTGGGCCTCAGGATACGAACCTCAGGCTATGTAGCAANNNNNNNNNNGGCGGCTACAAAGCAGCACAGCAACAGGTAACCCGGCAGCCAGGCCGTCACGATACCCTGGATGCACGTCACTGCGCCGGTCACCTTGGCGATCGGTTTCTGCATCGCCAGCAGCAG includes:
- a CDS encoding zinc ribbon domain-containing protein; its protein translation is MPLYEYICRDCGPFTEIEKMARASEPMPCPSCEQLAPRGISAPFLADMDPNNRIAHGRNEKSAHEPKVGNVKKHDHSHHGHSHGKHSHVHKGSRPWMIGH
- the crcB gene encoding fluoride efflux transporter CrcB codes for the protein MTYLWIALGSAIGGVGRYWCNSLVTARLGPEFPWGTMLVNVAGSLLIGVVAALSASIDRPWPSSEARAFIMVGFCGGYTTFSAFSLQTLELLHNGEWIRAGGNIL